One region of Eubacterium sp. 1001713B170207_170306_E7 genomic DNA includes:
- a CDS encoding nucleotide sugar dehydrogenase, whose amino-acid sequence MIISVIGAGVLGLAYAASFARGGHRVYCTDMDEEIVNAVKEGEFPGYESGLERVVAEAEATGNLEFTGHLRKVIKESEVIFITCEVPEDDEHMPSLRFVKAIAQSIGSQMESPKIVVLKSSVPPGSSVVIEETIQKALDEREEAIRFDVVSSPSFAKPGSFLKDIERPRFVAIGADNEEAREKIRRLYRETGIVMNKIIDASPAEVEMADYAISGLIAVKTAYINELAMLCEKLDIDVDMTTKIMGRDSRISPQLMDPGPGYGGSILPKTARAMVRIAQEADETAEVLSGAITANECQKQKCVAKIENIMGGVAGKTIGILGLAPDFGTDDLREAPSLDIIRSLVEKEASLRIYNPDGYQQAKWRLFKEKDAITFCEDIYGAAEDADALVVLTKWPNTRATDENQLKEKMKGDILIDLQNLFVKRREVRQLFKYYGLGMH is encoded by the coding sequence TTGATCATTAGTGTAATAGGCGCAGGAGTCCTGGGACTGGCGTACGCGGCTTCCTTTGCCCGCGGCGGGCATCGGGTTTACTGCACCGACATGGATGAAGAAATTGTCAATGCCGTGAAGGAAGGCGAATTTCCCGGCTACGAATCTGGACTGGAGCGGGTGGTGGCCGAGGCTGAGGCGACGGGAAATCTGGAGTTTACCGGCCATCTGCGCAAGGTTATCAAGGAGTCGGAGGTTATTTTCATTACCTGTGAGGTTCCCGAGGATGACGAGCACATGCCCAGCCTGCGGTTTGTAAAGGCCATTGCCCAGAGCATCGGCAGCCAGATGGAGTCGCCCAAGATTGTGGTGTTAAAATCCAGCGTGCCGCCGGGCTCGTCGGTGGTGATCGAGGAAACCATTCAGAAGGCCCTCGACGAGCGGGAGGAGGCCATTCGTTTTGATGTGGTGTCCTCGCCGTCCTTTGCCAAGCCCGGCAGCTTTTTGAAGGACATTGAGCGGCCCCGGTTTGTGGCCATCGGCGCGGATAACGAGGAGGCCCGTGAGAAGATACGCCGTCTGTACCGTGAGACGGGTATTGTGATGAACAAAATCATCGACGCCTCCCCGGCAGAGGTGGAGATGGCTGACTACGCCATCAGCGGCCTGATCGCGGTGAAAACCGCCTACATCAATGAGCTGGCCATGCTGTGCGAGAAGCTGGACATCGACGTGGACATGACCACCAAGATCATGGGCAGGGATTCCCGGATTTCGCCCCAGCTGATGGATCCGGGCCCGGGCTACGGCGGCAGTATTCTGCCGAAAACGGCCCGCGCCATGGTGCGCATCGCTCAGGAGGCGGACGAGACCGCCGAGGTTCTCAGTGGGGCCATCACGGCCAATGAGTGCCAAAAGCAGAAATGTGTGGCGAAAATTGAGAACATCATGGGCGGCGTGGCTGGAAAGACCATCGGGATTCTGGGGCTGGCCCCGGATTTTGGTACCGACGACCTCCGGGAAGCGCCGTCGCTGGACATTATCAGGAGCCTGGTGGAAAAGGAGGCCAGCCTGCGGATTTACAATCCCGACGGCTACCAGCAGGCTAAGTGGCGCCTGTTTAAGGAAAAGGACGCCATCACCTTTTGCGAGGACATCTACGGAGCGGCGGAGGATGCCGACGCCCTGGTGGTGCTGACCAAGTGGCCGAACACCCGGGCCACTGACGAAAACCAGTTGAAGGAAAAAATGAAGGGCGATATACTCATCGACCTGCAGAACCTTTTTGTCAAGCGCAGGGAGGTTCGGCAGCTCTTTAAATACTATGGATTAGGGATGCATTAA
- the galU gene encoding UTP--glucose-1-phosphate uridylyltransferase GalU — protein sequence MKVKKAVIPAAGLGTRFLPVTKSVPKEMLPIVDKPTIQYIIEEIVDSGIQEILIITGRNKDIITNHFDNVPELEFNLQMKGKTEELKMIEDITNMARIFTVRQKEAKGLGHAVLCAKEFVGDEPFAVVLGDDIVYNPEKPALKQMIEVFNEYQASVIGVQTVPDDQVDKYGIVSGKPVTGDIFEVDNMVEKPAIGTAPSNLAILGRYIITPAIFDILENTGKGAGGEIQLTDGLKTLGEKQRILAYDFKGRRYDVGDKLGFLEATVEYGLRTPGLEERFTEYLKNYFHQH from the coding sequence ATGAAAGTAAAAAAAGCGGTCATTCCGGCAGCGGGTCTGGGCACCCGTTTTCTGCCAGTCACCAAGTCTGTGCCAAAGGAAATGCTGCCCATTGTGGACAAGCCGACAATTCAGTACATCATCGAGGAGATTGTGGACTCCGGTATTCAGGAAATCCTGATCATCACCGGGCGGAACAAGGACATTATCACCAACCACTTTGACAATGTGCCGGAGCTGGAGTTTAATCTGCAGATGAAGGGCAAAACCGAGGAGCTCAAGATGATCGAGGACATTACCAATATGGCCCGCATCTTTACCGTGCGCCAGAAGGAGGCCAAGGGCCTGGGCCACGCGGTGCTCTGCGCCAAGGAATTTGTGGGTGACGAGCCCTTTGCGGTGGTGCTGGGGGACGACATTGTCTACAACCCGGAAAAGCCGGCCCTGAAGCAGATGATCGAGGTCTTTAACGAGTACCAGGCCTCTGTGATCGGCGTGCAGACTGTGCCGGATGACCAGGTGGACAAATACGGCATTGTCTCGGGCAAGCCGGTGACCGGGGATATTTTTGAGGTGGACAATATGGTTGAAAAGCCGGCCATCGGCACGGCGCCGTCCAACCTGGCCATTTTGGGGCGCTATATCATCACGCCGGCCATCTTCGACATTCTGGAAAACACCGGAAAGGGTGCCGGCGGCGAGATACAGCTGACCGACGGCCTGAAAACCCTGGGCGAAAAACAGCGGATTCTGGCCTATGACTTTAAGGGCCGCCGCTACGACGTAGGCGACAAGCTGGGCTTTCTGGAGGCCACAGTGGAGTACGGCCTGCGCACACCGGGGCTTGAGGAACGTTTTACCGAATACCTGAAAAATTATTTTCATCAGCATTAA
- a CDS encoding phospho-sugar mutase, with product MGYKEVYQLWKDYPELNADLRAELEAMTDEGEIEDRFYQDLEFGTGGMRGKIGAGINRMNVYIVAKATYGLGRYLLGADPKNAEKGVAIAFDSRNKSAEFAQTAARVLAAMGVQAYLFESLRPTPVLSFTVRHVGAAGGIVITASHNPKEYNGYKVYGSDGGQMVSPAADELVAEIEKIDNYFDIPLANMQTAVADGMIQIIGKEVDDAYAAAVEAVAKANPGSDLKVIYTPIHGSGNVPVRRVLDDLGYKNVTVVAEQEQPDGSFPTVSYPNPEERSVFNIAMEMPEAQDVDIIIGTDPDCDRVGVVGRNAEGEFVVFTGNQTGALLVDYFLKTRTELPDNKVVIKTIVTSELGGIVAKANGAEVVDVLTGFKYIGEHMTEYEKTGEKTFAFGYEESYGYLAGGYARDKDAVLASALVCEMADYYKKQGMTLYDALEGLYQKFGYFIEGIQSMTLEGIEGKKQIASIMEKFRAGHFDAFADEKLVTYNDYQSKESLEVATGQKTAIDLPKSNVLKFVFNENSWYALRPSGTEPKLKVYYSVTGKSRERAEEKMEILKKAVNEIIEG from the coding sequence ATGGGCTACAAAGAAGTATATCAACTATGGAAAGATTATCCGGAGCTGAACGCGGATTTGCGTGCAGAGCTTGAAGCAATGACCGACGAGGGTGAGATCGAGGACCGTTTTTATCAGGATCTGGAGTTCGGCACGGGCGGCATGCGCGGTAAGATCGGCGCGGGCATTAACCGGATGAACGTTTATATTGTGGCAAAGGCGACCTATGGCCTGGGCAGATACCTGCTGGGGGCCGACCCCAAGAATGCGGAAAAGGGTGTCGCCATCGCCTTTGACTCCAGAAATAAATCGGCTGAGTTCGCCCAGACCGCGGCCCGTGTGCTGGCGGCCATGGGCGTTCAGGCCTACCTGTTTGAAAGCCTGAGACCCACACCGGTGCTGTCCTTTACGGTACGCCACGTGGGCGCTGCGGGCGGGATCGTCATCACGGCCTCCCACAACCCCAAGGAATACAACGGCTATAAGGTTTACGGCTCCGACGGCGGACAGATGGTCTCCCCGGCGGCCGATGAGCTGGTGGCTGAAATTGAAAAGATTGACAACTACTTTGATATTCCGCTGGCCAACATGCAGACCGCTGTGGCAGACGGCATGATCCAGATCATCGGTAAGGAAGTGGATGACGCTTACGCCGCTGCGGTCGAAGCGGTGGCAAAGGCCAATCCGGGCAGTGACTTAAAGGTGATCTACACCCCGATCCACGGCAGCGGCAACGTGCCGGTGCGCCGGGTGCTGGACGATCTGGGCTATAAGAACGTGACCGTGGTGGCCGAGCAGGAACAGCCGGACGGCAGCTTCCCGACCGTGTCCTACCCCAATCCGGAGGAACGCTCTGTGTTTAACATTGCCATGGAAATGCCTGAAGCGCAGGATGTGGACATCATCATCGGCACCGACCCGGACTGCGACCGTGTGGGCGTGGTCGGACGCAACGCCGAGGGCGAGTTCGTGGTCTTTACCGGGAACCAGACCGGCGCGCTGCTGGTGGACTATTTCCTCAAAACCCGCACGGAGCTGCCCGACAACAAGGTGGTCATCAAGACCATTGTCACCAGCGAGCTGGGCGGCATCGTGGCCAAAGCGAACGGCGCCGAGGTGGTGGATGTGCTCACCGGCTTTAAATACATCGGCGAACACATGACCGAATATGAAAAGACTGGCGAAAAGACCTTTGCCTTTGGCTATGAGGAAAGCTACGGCTACCTGGCCGGCGGCTATGCCCGTGACAAGGACGCAGTGCTGGCCTCCGCGCTGGTCTGCGAGATGGCCGACTACTATAAGAAACAGGGCATGACCCTGTACGACGCGCTGGAAGGACTGTACCAGAAATTTGGCTATTTCATCGAGGGGATCCAGTCCATGACCCTGGAGGGCATTGAGGGCAAGAAGCAGATCGCCAGCATCATGGAAAAATTCCGCGCCGGCCATTTCGACGCCTTTGCCGACGAAAAGCTGGTGACCTACAACGACTACCAGTCAAAGGAAAGCCTGGAGGTGGCAACGGGCCAGAAAACCGCCATCGACCTGCCAAAATCCAATGTGCTTAAATTTGTCTTTAACGAAAATTCCTGGTACGCCCTGAGACCTTCAGGCACTGAGCCGAAGCTGAAGGTTTACTACTCGGTTACGGGCAAGAGCCGTGAGCGGGCCGAGGAAAAAATGGAAATTCTGAAAAAGGCAGTGAATGAAATCATCGAGGGTTAA
- a CDS encoding TIGR00266 family protein yields MKYEIIGDTLPVVELVLDRGEQIYTESGGMSWMDPCFEMETSTRGGALKAIKRSFSGNSMFLTTYTCQADKGRIAFSASFPGNIRAVHLEAGQSIICAKTAFLAAEESVDFSIFFKKSVKTGVFGGAGFILQKLTGPGLVFLELNGTTVEYTLDPGQQLNVDQGHIAVFEEKVSFDVTQVKGAKNILFSGEGLFFATLTGPGRVVLQSMPVDKLAKALIPYMPTTTST; encoded by the coding sequence ATGAAATATGAAATTATCGGCGACACCCTGCCAGTCGTAGAGCTTGTGCTGGACCGGGGCGAGCAGATTTATACCGAATCCGGGGGCATGTCCTGGATGGACCCCTGCTTTGAAATGGAAACCAGCACCCGGGGCGGGGCGTTAAAGGCCATCAAGCGCAGCTTCAGCGGCAACTCGATGTTTCTGACCACCTATACCTGCCAGGCGGACAAGGGGCGGATCGCTTTTTCAGCCTCCTTCCCGGGCAATATCCGCGCGGTGCACCTGGAGGCCGGACAGTCCATTATCTGCGCCAAGACGGCTTTTCTGGCGGCGGAGGAATCGGTGGATTTCTCTATTTTCTTTAAGAAGAGCGTTAAAACCGGGGTTTTTGGCGGCGCGGGTTTTATTCTCCAGAAGCTCACCGGGCCGGGCCTTGTGTTCCTGGAGCTCAATGGCACCACGGTCGAGTACACACTGGATCCGGGACAGCAGCTGAACGTGGATCAGGGACACATCGCGGTCTTTGAGGAAAAGGTCAGCTTTGACGTGACCCAGGTAAAGGGCGCAAAAAATATCCTGTTCAGCGGCGAGGGGCTGTTCTTTGCCACGCTGACCGGGCCGGGCCGGGTCGTGCTCCAGAGCATGCCGGTGGACAAGCTGGCCAAAGCGCTGATCCCCTACATGCCCACCACTACCAGCACCTGA
- a CDS encoding D-alanine--D-alanine ligase family protein, which translates to MEKKINLGIVFGGQSGEHEVSRASACNVIEVVDKEKYDITLIGITKDGDWKVYTGDYKKIKDGSWEQDTDKIHADFSIFHDPIIQDVDVFFPVLHGPMGEDGTIQGLFELMNKPYVGCGVLASAAGMDKVASKMLFESAGIPVGPYVYFKRRDWEKDPDSIIDDIAGRGFPVFIKPSNMGSSVGISKAHNKEEFIDGVNEALRYDNKIVVEGFLNAREIECAVLEENGEIKAAVPGEVVASKEFYDYEAKYSDQQDSKIVIPAQISDALLDKIRKYAIKAFEVIDGSGLSRVDFFVTRATYNIYINEINTMPGFTDISMYSKMWENMGVSYTELVEKLIQGASVKRVNN; encoded by the coding sequence ATGGAGAAAAAGATTAATTTAGGCATTGTATTTGGTGGACAGTCTGGCGAACATGAGGTATCACGCGCCTCGGCCTGCAATGTCATTGAAGTGGTTGACAAAGAAAAATATGATATTACCCTGATCGGCATCACCAAGGACGGTGACTGGAAGGTCTACACTGGGGACTATAAAAAAATTAAGGACGGCTCCTGGGAGCAGGATACAGACAAAATCCACGCGGATTTTTCCATCTTCCACGATCCCATTATCCAGGATGTGGACGTGTTCTTCCCGGTTCTGCACGGGCCCATGGGCGAGGACGGCACCATTCAGGGCCTCTTTGAGCTCATGAACAAGCCTTACGTGGGCTGCGGGGTGCTGGCCTCCGCCGCGGGCATGGACAAGGTCGCTTCTAAAATGCTTTTTGAGAGCGCCGGCATTCCGGTTGGCCCTTACGTTTACTTTAAACGCAGAGACTGGGAAAAGGACCCGGACAGCATCATCGACGACATCGCCGGACGCGGTTTCCCGGTGTTCATCAAGCCCTCCAATATGGGCTCCAGCGTGGGCATCAGCAAGGCGCATAATAAGGAAGAGTTCATCGACGGCGTCAACGAAGCGCTCCGCTACGATAACAAAATCGTGGTCGAAGGCTTCCTGAACGCCCGCGAGATCGAGTGCGCGGTTCTGGAGGAAAACGGCGAGATCAAAGCTGCGGTTCCGGGCGAGGTGGTGGCCTCCAAGGAATTCTACGATTATGAGGCCAAGTACAGCGACCAGCAGGACTCCAAAATCGTGATTCCGGCCCAGATCAGCGACGCGCTGCTCGACAAAATCCGGAAATACGCCATCAAGGCCTTTGAGGTGATTGATGGCAGCGGCCTGAGCCGGGTGGATTTCTTTGTGACCCGCGCGACCTACAACATTTATATCAATGAAATCAACACCATGCCGGGCTTTACCGATATCAGCATGTACTCCAAAATGTGGGAAAACATGGGCGTTTCCTACACCGAGCTGGTGGAAAAGCTGATCCAGGGCGCTTCGGTTAAGCGTGTCAACAACTAA
- a CDS encoding DUF1934 domain-containing protein produces MTDDERKKVWLSITGIVSDQHRNEDKMEFSTEGDMYKEKNISCLTYKESEVSGMEGTTTTVKVEGGKISVIRLGSVNSLMEFEEGKRNVTLYSTPYGDIAMGIFTKGVNIAYNDRKDPVNVKVDYAIEVEGMTNTENTLDIRISNYKN; encoded by the coding sequence GTGACAGATGATGAAAGAAAAAAAGTATGGCTTTCGATTACTGGAATCGTGAGCGATCAGCACCGTAATGAGGATAAGATGGAGTTTTCAACCGAAGGCGATATGTATAAGGAAAAAAACATCTCTTGTCTGACCTATAAAGAATCCGAGGTCTCGGGCATGGAGGGCACCACCACCACCGTGAAGGTGGAGGGCGGCAAAATCTCTGTGATCCGTCTGGGCTCGGTGAACTCCCTCATGGAATTTGAAGAGGGCAAACGCAATGTGACGCTTTATTCCACGCCCTACGGCGACATCGCCATGGGTATCTTTACCAAAGGGGTGAACATCGCCTACAACGACCGGAAGGACCCGGTCAATGTCAAGGTCGATTACGCCATCGAGGTTGAGGGCATGACCAACACGGAAAATACGCTGGACATTCGCATCAGTAATTATAAAAACTAG
- the argS gene encoding arginine--tRNA ligase yields the protein MYIREKIENQIKGLIRQSLDAAMDAGDFSVEVMPEIYLEVPREKEHGEYATNIAMQLPKQAHKPPRVIAESIVRHMNIDSSYVEVVEIAGPGFINFKLKADWVYEVLLEIEAMQENYGKTQGNAGKKYNLEFISANPTGPMHMGNARGGAIGDILASIAAWTGYDVTREFYVNDAGNQIAKFGDSLDARFRQLMGEDIPFPEDGYQGDDIRVHMEEFIDREGGAGACQKYLAMDETERKGLFVDYALEKNLKKMHADLEKYGIHYDIWFSEQSLYDQGAIESALKILQDSGAVYEKEGALWFTTSEFGCEKDDVLVRQNGLPTYFMGDIAYHLNKFKTRGFDRCINVWGADHHGHIARLKAAMQAAGVNPDHLEIVIMQLVRLMRDGEIARMSKRKGEMITLTDLIEEVGRDAARFLFNMRSPDSHLDFDLDLAIEQSNENPVFYVQYAHARICSILRQMEADGNTEGPANLTLLREKEELTLLDMLSNLPNEIIVAEEKMDPSRITHYAMDLASAFHSFYNACRVRVDDAPLMKARLALIKGTKQVLANVLEILGIDAPERM from the coding sequence ATGTATATCAGAGAAAAAATCGAAAACCAAATAAAGGGGCTCATCCGTCAATCACTGGACGCGGCCATGGACGCCGGCGACTTTTCCGTCGAGGTCATGCCAGAGATCTATCTGGAGGTGCCCCGTGAGAAGGAACACGGCGAGTACGCCACCAACATCGCCATGCAGCTGCCAAAGCAGGCCCATAAGCCCCCCCGTGTGATTGCGGAGAGCATCGTGCGCCACATGAACATTGACAGCTCCTACGTGGAGGTGGTCGAGATTGCCGGACCGGGCTTTATCAATTTCAAGCTTAAAGCCGACTGGGTGTATGAGGTGCTGCTGGAAATCGAAGCCATGCAGGAAAACTATGGCAAAACCCAGGGCAATGCCGGCAAAAAATACAACCTGGAGTTTATATCCGCCAATCCCACAGGCCCGATGCACATGGGCAACGCCCGGGGCGGTGCCATCGGCGATATCCTGGCCTCCATCGCGGCGTGGACCGGCTACGATGTGACCCGCGAGTTTTACGTCAACGACGCCGGCAACCAGATCGCCAAGTTTGGCGACTCCTTAGACGCGCGATTCCGTCAGCTCATGGGCGAGGATATTCCCTTTCCGGAGGACGGCTACCAGGGCGACGACATCCGTGTGCACATGGAAGAATTCATCGACCGGGAGGGCGGCGCCGGGGCCTGTCAAAAATATCTGGCCATGGACGAAACCGAACGCAAGGGTCTTTTTGTAGACTACGCCCTTGAAAAAAACCTGAAAAAAATGCATGCCGACCTTGAAAAGTACGGTATCCACTATGATATCTGGTTCTCGGAGCAGAGCCTGTACGACCAGGGCGCCATTGAATCGGCCCTGAAGATTTTACAGGACAGCGGCGCGGTCTATGAAAAGGAAGGGGCCCTCTGGTTTACTACCAGCGAGTTCGGCTGCGAAAAGGACGACGTCCTGGTTCGCCAGAACGGCCTGCCCACCTACTTCATGGGCGATATCGCCTATCACCTGAACAAGTTTAAGACCCGCGGCTTTGACCGCTGTATCAACGTCTGGGGGGCAGACCACCACGGCCACATCGCCCGCCTGAAGGCCGCCATGCAGGCCGCCGGTGTGAACCCGGACCACCTGGAAATTGTCATCATGCAGCTGGTGCGCCTCATGCGCGACGGCGAGATCGCCCGTATGTCCAAGCGCAAGGGCGAGATGATCACCCTGACCGACCTCATCGAGGAGGTTGGCCGCGACGCTGCCCGTTTCCTGTTCAATATGCGCTCACCGGACAGCCATCTGGATTTCGACCTGGATCTGGCCATCGAGCAGTCCAACGAGAACCCGGTGTTCTATGTCCAGTACGCCCACGCCCGCATCTGCAGCATTCTGCGCCAGATGGAGGCGGACGGAAATACCGAGGGCCCGGCCAACCTGACCCTGCTCCGGGAAAAGGAAGAGCTGACCCTGCTGGATATGCTGTCGAATCTGCCCAACGAGATCATCGTGGCTGAGGAAAAGATGGACCCGAGCCGGATCACCCACTACGCCATGGATCTGGCCTCGGCCTTCCACAGCTTCTACAACGCCTGCCGCGTGCGCGTGGACGATGCCCCGCTCATGAAAGCCCGCCTGGCCCTGATCAAGGGCACCAAGCAGGTGCTGGCCAATGTGCTGGAAATTCTGGGCATTGACGCGCCGGAAAGAATGTAA
- a CDS encoding tRNA threonylcarbamoyladenosine dehydratase yields MATQFDRTALVLGDEGLKKLQRARVILFGLGGVGSFTAEALIRAGVGSLTLVDKDVVDLTNLNRQLIALHSTIGRVKVEVAAERLRDINPAAAITPLHQCFLPENAGDFALETYDYVIDAIDMVTAKLALICACQEKGIPIISSMGTGNKLDPSCFEITDIYKTSVCPLAKVMRRELKARGIKKLKVLYSKEVPALKCTPPGSVSFVPSVAGLMIAGECIQDLIRV; encoded by the coding sequence ATGGCAACACAGTTTGACCGAACGGCCCTTGTCCTTGGCGACGAGGGCCTTAAAAAGTTGCAGCGGGCCCGGGTGATCCTGTTCGGCTTGGGGGGCGTGGGCTCCTTTACGGCCGAGGCCCTGATCCGGGCCGGAGTGGGCAGCCTGACCCTGGTGGACAAGGACGTGGTGGACCTTACAAACCTCAACCGCCAGCTCATCGCCCTGCACTCCACCATCGGCCGTGTGAAGGTGGAGGTGGCCGCCGAGCGGCTGAGGGACATCAACCCGGCGGCGGCGATCACCCCGCTGCACCAGTGCTTTCTGCCGGAGAACGCCGGGGATTTCGCGCTGGAAACCTATGACTACGTCATCGATGCCATCGACATGGTCACTGCCAAGCTGGCCCTGATCTGTGCGTGTCAGGAAAAGGGGATTCCCATTATTTCCAGCATGGGCACGGGCAACAAGCTGGACCCCTCCTGTTTTGAGATCACGGATATTTACAAAACCTCGGTCTGCCCCCTGGCAAAGGTTATGCGCCGGGAGCTGAAGGCCCGGGGCATCAAAAAGCTGAAGGTGCTCTACTCAAAGGAAGTGCCTGCCCTGAAATGCACCCCGCCGGGCAGCGTGAGCTTTGTGCCCTCAGTGGCCGGGCTGATGATCGCCGGGGAGTGTATTCAGGATTTGATAAGAGTTTAG
- a CDS encoding bh protein: MAKSSKVDAYLFCMNCDKETEHEIDYQDGQIHKITCKNCGIGIQINQEYVKEHYKDDFISRVMSKPKRMTREMEADLNGFLRSLPYRVITKPYRVYKEFSEEDEIR, from the coding sequence ATGGCAAAGAGCAGTAAGGTGGATGCCTATTTATTTTGCATGAACTGTGATAAGGAAACCGAGCATGAGATTGATTATCAGGATGGGCAGATTCATAAGATAACCTGTAAGAACTGTGGCATCGGCATTCAGATTAACCAGGAATATGTCAAAGAACACTACAAAGATGATTTTATTTCCCGGGTTATGTCAAAGCCAAAGCGGATGACGCGGGAGATGGAGGCCGACCTTAACGGCTTCTTGCGTTCACTGCCCTACCGTGTGATTACCAAGCCCTACCGGGTATATAAGGAGTTCTCGGAGGAGGATGAAATCCGCTGA
- the ispF gene encoding 2-C-methyl-D-erythritol 2,4-cyclodiphosphate synthase, translated as MNPFRVGLGYDVHQLAEGRKLILGGVEIAFPRGLLGHSDADVLVHAIMDAMLGALALGDIGKWFPDTDEKYKGADSIGLLAEVGALIDEKGYAVGNIDAIIVAQAPKCAPYIDAMRENIAAGLGIGRDQVSVKATTEEKLGFTGRQEGIASKAVVLLVKK; from the coding sequence ATGAATCCCTTTCGAGTCGGACTCGGTTATGATGTGCATCAGCTGGCGGAGGGCCGGAAGCTGATCCTCGGCGGCGTGGAGATCGCGTTTCCCAGAGGTTTGCTGGGCCATTCGGATGCCGATGTGCTGGTCCATGCCATTATGGACGCCATGCTGGGGGCTCTGGCCCTGGGCGACATTGGAAAATGGTTCCCGGATACGGATGAGAAATATAAGGGCGCGGACAGCATCGGCCTGCTGGCGGAGGTGGGCGCGCTCATTGACGAAAAAGGCTACGCGGTTGGCAACATCGACGCCATCATCGTGGCCCAGGCCCCAAAGTGTGCCCCCTACATCGACGCCATGCGTGAGAACATCGCGGCGGGGCTGGGGATCGGCCGGGACCAGGTCAGCGTGAAGGCAACCACGGAGGAAAAGCTCGGCTTTACCGGGCGGCAGGAGGGCATTGCCTCCAAGGCCGTGGTGCTGCTGGTAAAAAAATAA
- a CDS encoding 5'-methylthioadenosine/adenosylhomocysteine nucleosidase yields MIGIIAALKDEVRDIKNKMTQVQTSEKAGMTFYRGLLSGKPAVAVMCGVGKVNAALCAQILVDLFDVDCLINVGVGGAVAKGLTVGDIVISKDSVQYDMDGSAFGHPRGEIPNMDITFFPADERLIGLAKDAAARVGQAALVGRVMTADLGVDSQALKQELTQLFGGACVEMEGAAIGQAAFINQIPYIVIRSISDNADGDLVETYQNNFQTSVVNAAKMVLEMVENY; encoded by the coding sequence ATGATCGGAATCATTGCGGCACTGAAGGATGAAGTGCGGGACATTAAAAATAAAATGACACAGGTGCAGACCAGTGAAAAGGCGGGTATGACCTTTTACCGGGGCCTGCTTTCCGGCAAGCCGGCCGTGGCTGTGATGTGCGGCGTGGGCAAGGTTAACGCGGCGCTGTGCGCCCAGATTCTGGTGGACCTTTTTGATGTGGACTGCCTGATCAACGTGGGCGTGGGCGGCGCGGTGGCCAAAGGCCTGACCGTGGGCGACATTGTCATCTCAAAGGATTCCGTCCAGTATGATATGGACGGCTCGGCTTTCGGCCACCCCAGAGGCGAGATCCCCAACATGGACATCACCTTTTTCCCGGCTGACGAGCGGCTGATCGGCCTGGCCAAGGACGCGGCGGCCCGGGTAGGCCAGGCGGCGCTGGTGGGCCGTGTGATGACCGCGGACCTGGGCGTTGATTCCCAGGCGCTCAAGCAGGAGCTGACCCAGCTTTTCGGCGGGGCCTGTGTGGAGATGGAGGGCGCGGCCATTGGCCAGGCGGCCTTTATCAACCAAATTCCCTACATTGTGATCCGCTCCATTTCGGACAACGCGGACGGCGATCTGGTAGAGACTTACCAGAATAATTTCCAGACATCTGTGGTCAACGCGGCCAAGATGGTACTGGAAATGGTTGAAAACTACTAA